A genome region from Glycine max cultivar Williams 82 chromosome 5, Glycine_max_v4.0, whole genome shotgun sequence includes the following:
- the LOC100819133 gene encoding uncharacterized protein, protein MEGSDHSLVPQWLKGSGNDSRVAGINNQFTSSPYSDHIAYSGRQWSSSSKGLGHSRSYSSSERSWQDTDWEKVDGNGLTSVSHDILMTVGSSIKAMTMHQYNVSTSTSSITLGTMGLSMAETLAQGPPRSHSPQLSASTQKLEELALKQSRLLIPVTPSTPRSLVSSSSEKSKVKTGQQQYPFSHSRRPNHSLHGAHLNLDIQKISSGNSLNVSTSRELNGVSSASKDNLSPNSRVVLSPVGATRSTSISAPSRSLSNNSTPSAWITLEKRPTFPIQSRNDFFKNLSRKSSVEKPCSDVLPIDMSCALEKSEASTRSVSSCPILESRDASLVDTSAVNMLTDYGSTITENGNAANEPLKLSSSSDKQDSSNPFPYADEDEIAFLRSLGWEESAGDEYDEGLTEEEIQDFYEKYMKLKL, encoded by the exons ATGGAAGGAAGTGATCATTCATTAGTACCACAATGGTTGAAAGGCAGTGGAAATGATAGTAGGGTGGCTGGTATAAACAACCAATTCACATCATCACCATACTCTG ATCATATTGCTTATTCTGGTCGTCAATGGAGTTCTAGTAGCAAAGGTCTTGGCCACTCAAGGTCATATAGTAGTTCTGAGAGAAGCTGGCAGGATACAGACTGGGAGAAAGTTGATGGTAATGGCCTGACCTCAGTATCACATGATATTCTTATGACAGTTGGAAGCAGTATCAAGGCTATGACGATGCATCAGTATAATGTTTCTACAAGCACATCTTCTATTACTCTGGGCACAATGGGCCTCAGTATGGCCGAGACATTGGCTCAGGGTCCACCTCGCTCTCACTCACCACAA TTATCTGCTAGTACTCAAAAGCTTGAAGAGTTGGCCCTTAAGCAATCTAGGTTATTAATCCCTGTGACACCATCCACACCAAGATCCCTG GTTTCTAGCTCCTCAGAGAAATCAAAGGTCAAGACAGGGCAGCAGCAGTATCCCTTCTCCCATTCACGTCGACCCAATCATTCTTTACATGGTGCTCATCTAAACTTAGATATACAGAAAATTAGTTCTGGTAATTCCCTTAATGTCAGTACTTCACGAGAGTTGAATGGTGTGTCTTCAGCTTCAAAGGACAACTTAAGTCCCAATAGTAGAGTAGTTCTTAGTCCAGTTGGTGCCACTAGATCCACTTCTATATCTGCTCCCTCTAGGAGCTTAAGTAACAATTCAACCCCTTCTGCATGGATAACATTGGAAAAGAGACCTACTTTTCCTATCCAGAGCAGGAATGATTTCTTCAAGAATCTTTCAAGGAAGAGTTCCGTGGAAAAACCTTGTTCTGATGTCTTGCCTATTGACATGTCTTGTGCCTTGGAGAAGTCTGAAGCCAGCACAAGGAGTGTCTCTAGTTGTCCCATTCTGGAGTCCAGAGATGCCTCTTTAGTGGATACATCCGCTGTGAACATGTTGACTGACTACGGCTCCACAATTACTGAGAATGGCAATGCTGCCAATGAACCTTTGAAACTTTCAAGCAGCAGTGACAAGCAAGATAGCAGCAACCCATTTCCTTATGCAGATGAGGATGAGATTGCATTTTTACGTTCGCTTGGCTGGGAGGAAAGTGCAGGAGATGAATATGATGAAGGCCTCACTGAAGAGGAGATACAAGACTTCTATGAAAAG TACATGAAATTGAAGCTGTGA